A window of the Cystobacter fuscus genome harbors these coding sequences:
- a CDS encoding tetratricopeptide repeat protein, whose translation MRSLALALVLLMALPGLAATPDELSAMDALYAKRADGAVVKQLGETLNKALQEAPEDYELLWRSARLLQWQADGATDSKTKKSFGKQAWEMGDRARKVAPGRVEGHYFSAAGIGSYSQAVGILTALGEGLEGKYNERLDTAIKLDPQYDFGAPLLIKGRYHYELPWPKRDLKKSAALYQKVLEAHPGNLRAWMFLADTLLAQGEEKQAHEAILKVFQGSVAYDPAEGQRVQAQAKAVRARIEEKLK comes from the coding sequence ATGCGCTCGCTTGCTCTCGCCCTCGTCCTGTTGATGGCCCTGCCCGGGCTGGCCGCCACCCCCGATGAACTGTCCGCGATGGACGCGCTGTACGCGAAGCGGGCGGACGGTGCCGTGGTGAAGCAGCTCGGCGAGACGTTGAACAAGGCACTCCAGGAGGCCCCCGAGGACTACGAGCTGTTGTGGCGCTCGGCCCGGCTCCTCCAGTGGCAGGCGGATGGCGCCACCGATTCGAAGACCAAGAAGAGCTTCGGCAAGCAGGCCTGGGAGATGGGAGACCGCGCGCGCAAGGTGGCGCCCGGGCGCGTCGAGGGCCACTACTTCTCCGCCGCGGGCATCGGCTCCTACTCGCAGGCGGTGGGCATCCTCACGGCGCTGGGCGAGGGCCTGGAGGGCAAGTACAACGAGCGCCTGGACACGGCGATCAAGCTCGATCCCCAGTACGACTTCGGCGCGCCGCTGCTCATCAAGGGGCGCTACCACTACGAGCTGCCCTGGCCCAAGCGGGACTTGAAGAAGTCCGCCGCGCTCTACCAGAAGGTGCTCGAGGCGCACCCCGGCAACCTGCGCGCGTGGATGTTCCTGGCCGACACGCTCCTCGCGCAGGGCGAGGAGAAACAGGCGCACGAGGCCATCCTCAAGGTCTTCCAGGGCAGCGTGGCGTATGACCCCGCCGAGGGTCAGCGCGTCCAGGCC
- a CDS encoding sigma-70 family RNA polymerase sigma factor, protein MATRTMKYGAEGLSHYLRHLGDHTQLTREQEYELAGRARKGDEAARQTLATSNLAFVVAVAKKFANRGARLDDLIQEGNVGLMKAIEHFDPKKNVRFATYAVWWIRAYITRYLKDNRSQVRGGEAERGSMMDFSLDASIDEEGETTFLDRLEDSGPSPQAIFLSREQDGEVQEALSKVRKRIGDLGWDILQERLTQDKPRTLEELGQRWGVSRERVRQVELKTKNFLERYLAAFNQDEEFDAVNPADAA, encoded by the coding sequence ATGGCAACCAGGACGATGAAGTACGGAGCCGAGGGCCTTTCGCACTATCTGCGTCACCTCGGGGATCACACGCAGTTGACCCGGGAGCAGGAGTACGAGCTGGCTGGGCGTGCCCGCAAGGGCGATGAAGCGGCGCGGCAGACGCTCGCCACGAGCAACCTGGCGTTCGTGGTGGCGGTGGCCAAGAAGTTCGCCAACCGTGGGGCTCGCCTGGATGACCTCATCCAGGAGGGCAACGTGGGCTTGATGAAGGCCATCGAGCACTTCGATCCGAAGAAGAACGTGCGCTTCGCCACCTACGCGGTGTGGTGGATCCGCGCCTACATCACCCGCTACCTCAAGGACAACCGCAGCCAGGTGCGCGGCGGCGAGGCCGAGCGCGGCAGCATGATGGACTTCTCGCTCGACGCGAGCATCGACGAGGAAGGCGAGACGACCTTCCTGGATCGGCTGGAGGACTCGGGGCCGTCGCCCCAGGCCATCTTCCTGTCGCGCGAGCAGGATGGGGAGGTTCAGGAGGCCCTGTCCAAGGTTCGCAAGCGCATTGGCGATCTGGGCTGGGACATCCTCCAGGAGCGGCTCACGCAGGACAAACCGCGCACGCTCGAGGAGCTGGGCCAGCGCTGGGGCGTGTCGCGCGAGCGCGTGCGGCAGGTGGAGCTCAAGACGAAGAACTTCCTCGAGCGCTACCTGGCGGCCTTCAACCAGGACGAGGAGTTCGACGCCGTCAACCCGGCCGACGCCGCCTGA